One segment of Micromonospora sp. M71_S20 DNA contains the following:
- a CDS encoding extracellular solute-binding protein: MAAAPPKIKINVWLTDPTKWATNAQDVALSAAASFTEKHPEYHVDITRFDFRMMPSEVARATEQGALPDIVEYHDAVTRLALDTLGPDGSPLYTPIERAIAGRSEILGEPVVLGDMVPTVREYFRYAGELMSVPRTASTMVLYANMDLLAKAGVAEPPRTWREVTAACQAIRKMAGGPTHGITWPNFYWPFLQAVAQQGGLIADHDNGRSGRPETTNLASSEMMAFVAWWQGLHRDGHYLYTDEPGDFPGCFAAFENQQVALLLTSSVDASHLLQRGERQGFTVGVGPLPYNDEVPLAGNVLGGFSLWLTAGLDSAKRDGALAFMQHLNSPRNVADWAKHHYRIPITRAAVDVLDQEGWYRRHPHLRVAGDQLEAADGSPAALGPLLGGHAEIMGELTGAMHDVLSGAEPEARFRQANARAQQILDAYNAYCDGPPRRSPDLLAVST; this comes from the coding sequence ATGGCAGCTGCCCCGCCGAAGATCAAGATCAACGTGTGGCTGACGGACCCGACCAAGTGGGCGACGAACGCGCAGGACGTGGCTCTGTCGGCGGCCGCCAGTTTTACCGAGAAACACCCCGAGTACCACGTCGACATCACGCGGTTCGACTTCCGGATGATGCCCTCGGAGGTGGCCCGAGCCACGGAGCAGGGTGCCCTGCCCGACATCGTGGAGTACCACGACGCCGTCACCCGGCTCGCCCTGGACACCCTCGGACCTGACGGGTCGCCCCTGTACACGCCCATCGAACGAGCCATCGCGGGGCGGAGCGAGATCCTCGGTGAGCCCGTGGTGCTCGGCGACATGGTGCCCACGGTGCGCGAGTACTTCCGCTACGCCGGCGAGTTGATGTCCGTACCCCGTACGGCCTCCACCATGGTGCTGTACGCGAACATGGACCTCCTCGCGAAGGCGGGCGTGGCGGAGCCGCCGCGCACCTGGCGCGAGGTGACGGCGGCCTGCCAGGCGATCAGGAAGATGGCCGGCGGTCCCACCCACGGCATCACCTGGCCGAACTTCTACTGGCCCTTTCTGCAGGCGGTCGCACAGCAGGGCGGGTTGATCGCCGATCACGACAACGGCCGGTCCGGCCGGCCGGAGACGACCAACCTCGCCTCGAGCGAGATGATGGCCTTCGTCGCGTGGTGGCAGGGCCTCCACCGGGACGGCCACTACCTGTACACGGACGAGCCGGGGGACTTCCCGGGCTGCTTCGCCGCCTTCGAGAACCAGCAGGTGGCGCTCCTGCTCACCTCCTCCGTCGACGCCTCGCACCTGCTGCAGCGGGGTGAGCGGCAGGGCTTCACGGTCGGGGTGGGCCCCCTGCCGTACAACGACGAGGTCCCGCTGGCCGGCAACGTGCTGGGCGGCTTCTCGCTCTGGCTCACCGCCGGCCTCGACTCGGCCAAGCGGGACGGCGCGCTGGCGTTCATGCAACACCTCAACAGCCCGCGCAACGTCGCAGACTGGGCGAAGCACCACTACCGCATCCCGATCACCCGCGCGGCGGTCGACGTCCTCGACCAGGAGGGCTGGTACCGTCGCCATCCGCATCTGCGCGTGGCCGGCGACCAGCTCGAAGCGGCGGACGGCTCACCCGCGGCGCTCGGACCTCTCCTCGGCGGACACGCCGAGATCATGGGCGAGCTGACCGGAGCGATGCACGACGTCCTGAGCGGCGCCGAACCGGAAGCCCGGTTCCGCCAGGCGAACGCACGAGCGCAGCAGATCCTCGACGCCTACAACGCGTACTGCGACGGGCCGCCCCGCCGCAGCCCAGACCTGCTCGCCGTCAGCACCTGA
- a CDS encoding epoxide hydrolase family protein, which translates to MRPFRIDVPQADLNDLHRRIDRTRWPDEIPGVGWDRGVPLGYLRELAEYWRDSYDWRAAEARLNAYPQFVTDIDGVNVHFLHVRSPEAGATPLILTHGWPGTVAEFLDVIGPLTDPVAHGGDSADAFHLVIPSIPGYAFSGPTGQVGWDTGRVAGAWKELMSRLGYDRYAVQGGDWGMPISLRLGLADPEHVVGVHLNMCVTFPPPDPAAMAGLGEADLARLEFTARFMQDGTGWQRIQSTRPQTLSYALTDSPVGQLAWIVEKYKEWTDSAKVPEDAVSRDHILTAVSIYWLTATAGSSAQLYYESSHMDADFVRTWAGPWPLTMPVGVASFPRDAVRPVRRFAEQILPTLGQWTEYDRGGHFPALEQPQLLVDDIRRFARSLAR; encoded by the coding sequence ATGCGTCCATTCCGCATCGACGTTCCGCAGGCCGATCTCAACGATCTGCACCGGCGGATCGATCGGACGCGCTGGCCGGACGAGATTCCGGGCGTGGGCTGGGATCGTGGTGTGCCCCTGGGATATCTCCGGGAGCTGGCCGAGTACTGGCGCGACAGTTACGACTGGCGGGCGGCCGAGGCGCGCCTGAACGCGTACCCGCAGTTCGTCACCGACATCGACGGGGTGAACGTGCACTTCCTGCACGTCCGCTCGCCCGAAGCGGGCGCGACCCCGCTGATCCTGACCCACGGGTGGCCGGGCACCGTGGCCGAGTTCCTGGACGTCATCGGGCCGCTCACCGATCCCGTCGCGCACGGCGGTGACTCCGCCGACGCCTTCCACCTGGTGATTCCGTCGATTCCCGGGTACGCGTTCTCGGGCCCGACCGGTCAGGTGGGCTGGGACACCGGCCGGGTGGCCGGCGCCTGGAAGGAGCTGATGAGCCGCCTGGGCTACGACCGGTACGCGGTGCAGGGCGGCGACTGGGGAATGCCGATCTCGCTACGGCTGGGTCTGGCCGATCCCGAGCACGTCGTCGGTGTCCACCTCAACATGTGCGTGACGTTCCCGCCGCCCGATCCCGCGGCCATGGCCGGCCTGGGCGAGGCCGACCTGGCCCGCTTGGAGTTCACCGCCAGGTTCATGCAGGACGGGACCGGTTGGCAGCGGATCCAGTCCACCCGGCCGCAGACGCTGTCGTACGCGTTGACCGACTCGCCGGTGGGGCAGCTGGCCTGGATCGTCGAGAAGTACAAGGAGTGGACCGACTCGGCGAAGGTGCCGGAGGACGCGGTGAGCCGCGACCACATCCTCACGGCGGTCTCCATCTACTGGCTGACGGCGACGGCCGGATCCAGCGCCCAGCTCTACTACGAGTCCAGCCACATGGACGCCGACTTCGTCCGTACCTGGGCCGGGCCGTGGCCGCTGACGATGCCGGTGGGCGTCGCGTCGTTCCCCAGGGACGCGGTGCGGCCGGTGCGCCGGTTCGCCGAACAGATCCTGCCGACCCTCGGCCAGTGGACCGAGTACGACCGTGGGGGACACTTCCCCGCTCTGGAACAGCCCCAGCTTCTGGTCGACGACATCCGCAGGTTCGCCCGCTCGCTCGCGCGCTGA
- a CDS encoding enoyl-CoA hydratase/isomerase family protein produces the protein MSYALADIVPGLTPTRAEMELERGRRQAAKEGFEIDQGIAYAALLGAAGGGDLVRSQRLPTDEARSRLPEFQRTGVVEMPVVSVRRTDGVAEITVANQRYLNAEDEALGQQMEIAVDLALLDPGVRVGVVRGAVMQHPRYAGRRVFSSGINLTLLCAGQIPFLGFVMQREIGYLSKIQRGLWDPRQQADPTARGGKPWVAVVDGFAIGGGMQLMLTFDYLISTDTAYFTLPAAREGIVPGAANLRLGRVLGPRLARQVLLGGRRIAARDPVAALLCDAVVAEDGVDGAIDQAVRAMDNPAVIANRHMLTAFEEPEDHFRNYLAEFAEVQVQRLYSQDVLHRLEQQWMRRQR, from the coding sequence ATGTCGTACGCGCTGGCCGACATCGTCCCCGGGCTGACGCCCACCCGGGCGGAGATGGAGTTGGAGCGTGGCCGCCGGCAGGCTGCCAAGGAGGGCTTCGAGATCGACCAGGGCATCGCGTACGCCGCGCTGCTCGGAGCCGCAGGGGGCGGTGACCTCGTACGCTCGCAGCGGCTGCCGACCGACGAGGCCCGTTCCCGACTGCCCGAGTTCCAGCGGACCGGCGTCGTCGAGATGCCCGTGGTGTCGGTGCGGCGTACGGACGGGGTCGCCGAGATCACCGTCGCCAACCAGCGCTACCTCAACGCGGAGGACGAGGCCCTCGGCCAGCAGATGGAGATCGCGGTCGACCTGGCGCTGCTGGACCCGGGCGTACGCGTGGGCGTCGTACGGGGCGCCGTCATGCAGCACCCGAGATACGCCGGGCGTCGGGTCTTCAGCTCGGGAATCAACCTGACCCTCCTGTGCGCCGGGCAGATCCCCTTCCTGGGCTTCGTCATGCAGCGTGAGATCGGCTACCTGAGCAAGATCCAGCGTGGTCTGTGGGATCCGCGGCAGCAGGCTGATCCCACCGCTCGGGGCGGCAAGCCGTGGGTCGCGGTGGTCGACGGGTTCGCCATCGGCGGCGGCATGCAGCTGATGCTGACCTTCGACTATCTGATCAGCACGGACACGGCCTACTTCACGCTGCCGGCGGCGCGGGAGGGCATCGTGCCCGGCGCGGCCAACCTCAGGCTCGGGCGCGTCCTCGGTCCGAGGCTGGCTCGCCAGGTCCTCCTGGGCGGGCGACGGATAGCGGCCCGCGATCCGGTCGCCGCGCTGCTGTGCGACGCCGTCGTGGCGGAGGACGGTGTCGACGGCGCGATCGACCAGGCGGTCCGCGCGATGGACAACCCCGCCGTGATTGCCAACCGGCACATGCTCACCGCCTTCGAGGAACCAGAGGATCACTTCCGCAACTATCTCGCCGAGTTCGCGGAGGTGCAGGTCCAGCGGTTGTACAGCCAGGACGTACTGCACCGGTTGGAGCAGCAGTGGATGCGACGGCAACGCTGA
- a CDS encoding SgcJ/EcaC family oxidoreductase encodes MPTKNSTASTMSSTDQEEITAVPARMIAAWAEHDADAFAELFTQDGTLILPGVYQKGRDQIREFMAMAYAGPYQGTRVTGQPIDMKVLADGAVALLTMGGVLAPGETELSDRAAIRASWILVKREGRWQLAVYQNCPRNPAV; translated from the coding sequence ATGCCGACGAAGAACTCCACCGCATCGACGATGTCCAGCACCGATCAGGAAGAGATCACGGCGGTGCCCGCGCGCATGATCGCGGCGTGGGCCGAACACGACGCCGACGCCTTCGCCGAATTGTTCACGCAGGACGGAACGCTGATCCTTCCGGGCGTGTACCAGAAGGGCCGCGACCAGATCCGGGAGTTCATGGCGATGGCCTACGCCGGGCCTTATCAGGGCACGCGCGTCACCGGACAGCCGATCGACATGAAGGTACTGGCAGATGGCGCGGTGGCCCTGCTCACCATGGGGGGCGTGCTGGCGCCTGGTGAGACCGAACTGTCGGACCGGGCGGCCATCCGGGCCTCCTGGATCCTCGTCAAGCGCGAGGGCCGGTGGCAGTTGGCGGTCTATCAGAACTGCCCGCGGAACCCAGCTGTCTGA
- a CDS encoding NAD(P)/FAD-dependent oxidoreductase yields MPEQLVPRAVVLGGSLAGLLAANVLSEVYPEVLVVDRDELAGVEGPRRGVPHGRHAHGLVARGQQILEQQFPGLLADMEVAGIRPGDFSGNIRWYFNGMRLSPAQTGLLSVPCTRPVIERVVRSRVQKVGGIRFLEQHDIIGLETTPDAGRVTGVRVQPRNRNADVEVLHADLVIDTTGRGSRTPVWLEELGYSRPTEDKVAVNLAYTTRHFRVPRDPFGSDIAVIAAATPSHPRGAFYYRLPGDDGRVELSLTGVLGDHPPTDPEGFLDFVRSLPVPEIYESVREAEPIDDAVMFRFPASVRRRYERLTRFPRGLLVIGDAVCSFNPVYAQGMAVAAIESRILAEQLRKGPVPEPREFFREIARQIDSPWDFAATADLGYAGVKGDRTPKVRMINAYVARLQRAAVHDPSLTEALMRVAGLIDEPTALLRPDRILRTLRHSRARGSRASAPAPLHAARD; encoded by the coding sequence ATGCCTGAACAGCTCGTACCTCGTGCTGTGGTACTCGGCGGCAGCTTGGCCGGCCTGCTCGCCGCCAACGTGCTCTCCGAGGTGTACCCCGAAGTCCTCGTGGTGGACCGTGACGAGCTGGCGGGAGTGGAAGGCCCCCGGCGCGGCGTCCCGCACGGCCGCCACGCCCACGGTCTGGTCGCCCGCGGCCAGCAGATCCTGGAGCAGCAGTTCCCCGGCCTCCTGGCCGACATGGAGGTGGCCGGCATCCGGCCGGGTGACTTCAGCGGCAACATCCGCTGGTACTTCAACGGCATGCGGCTCAGTCCGGCGCAGACCGGGCTGCTCTCCGTGCCCTGCACCCGACCGGTCATCGAGCGGGTCGTCCGCAGCCGGGTGCAGAAGGTCGGCGGCATCCGGTTCCTCGAGCAGCACGACATCATCGGGTTGGAGACGACGCCCGACGCGGGCCGGGTCACCGGCGTACGCGTGCAGCCGCGCAACCGGAACGCGGACGTCGAGGTCCTGCACGCCGATCTGGTGATCGACACCACCGGCCGGGGGTCACGTACGCCGGTCTGGCTGGAGGAGCTCGGCTACTCCCGGCCCACCGAGGACAAGGTGGCGGTCAACCTGGCCTACACCACGCGCCACTTCCGGGTGCCGCGCGATCCCTTCGGCAGCGACATCGCCGTCATCGCGGCGGCGACCCCGTCGCATCCGCGCGGCGCGTTCTACTACCGGCTGCCCGGCGACGACGGCCGCGTCGAGCTGTCGCTCACCGGCGTGCTCGGCGACCATCCGCCGACCGATCCGGAGGGCTTCCTTGATTTCGTCCGGTCGCTGCCCGTGCCGGAGATCTACGAGTCGGTCCGCGAGGCCGAGCCGATCGACGACGCGGTGATGTTCCGCTTCCCGGCGAGCGTCCGGCGCCGCTACGAGCGGCTGACCCGGTTCCCGAGAGGCTTGCTGGTCATCGGCGACGCGGTGTGCAGTTTCAACCCCGTCTACGCCCAGGGCATGGCGGTCGCGGCCATCGAGTCCCGCATCCTGGCCGAGCAGCTCCGCAAGGGCCCGGTGCCGGAGCCGCGGGAGTTCTTCCGGGAGATCGCCCGCCAGATCGATTCGCCGTGGGACTTCGCGGCGACCGCGGACCTCGGCTACGCGGGAGTGAAGGGTGACCGCACTCCCAAGGTACGCATGATCAATGCCTACGTCGCGCGGCTCCAGCGGGCCGCGGTCCACGACCCGAGCCTCACCGAGGCGCTCATGAGGGTCGCCGGCCTCATCGACGAGCCGACGGCTCTGCTCCGTCCCGACAGGATTCTCCGGACACTGCGGCACTCCCGCGCCCGGGGAAGCCGGGCATCCGCCCCCGCGCCGCTGCACGCGGCCCGCGACTGA
- a CDS encoding amino acid adenylation domain-containing protein, translated as MTDDISSSERRPTANQLALYLAEQTAFWAGGLQHCRAVLVAGDVVPSGVAAACAGLQRRHAMLRRHFRDVDGEPLLVPGDGRPVECISAVPQPLAAALAAAAADASRRFDLDDQPAIRVGVYPVEGGSTLVTLVVHAAVGGRDVAARLLAELGERYRTRVAEPLWQPGDTPWIGQDDRYPGLGTASGLDGVACAEPLAQQAIAWPAGRGRGRSQGRSITTAWSLDDGHTALLRRFADRVGVSVATVLRCALRILLLRETGERDILIGSPKHTRTGDTDVAPEDIRLLRHALSAHASVVDTVRSEHRITASSVDHPHALDALLTRPLRPERGAGVEIQVGFRCDTAAGAPTWAGRAARDIELPVSHSPYELELDVAVGAGGVVGAWRGAVGLFDEQTLDRMGRSYSTLLHELVQTPAGPISELDVIHPRDRARLAEWEATTPGVSGADTLVELVGRWISGTPGRPAVVLADVVHTYAELDDAASRIAAALRTVRLPAGSPIGILVARRVELPAILLGVARAGLAAVPMDPDHPAERLSYIVGDSGCGGVITDGTLPIERVAALGVPVVSLSDLLAADPAPVGPPPHPDSLAYVLYTSGSTGRPKGVAVTHRGLANCLVATRELLGFQPAQSLLAVTTISFDIAMLELFLALVSGGRTILATTAQARSGAQLQAVLARHRPDVMQATPMTWRILFATGWPGDPELIVSCGGDVVTPELASRLVACTKEFWHTYGPTEASMYAVCERLPREPQLSIVPVGRPLPGAWLRILDAAGSPVPPGVIGELHIGGVGVARGYVGAPGQTAERFVPDPTGVGRRLYRTGDLARWRADGRLELRGRNDRQVKIRGHRIEPDEIESVLNGHPDVAIAAIVVTGRDRDSRSIVAFLQPRQPGAGQELVSRVSAHARHVLPAYMVPSSYALMSAMPLTSTGKIDRAALARLEPPRHEGAESDPEVRWVREAWRRVAEGDAGRHEDRGQFAGDLRSAWKLRAHVRRELGVPLRLGDIVAASTAAGQAQRIRQHRLAADAPPLRWSGRTDRPALVLLQGEAPWPAQAVAELERWFKVAILDLCDGRPQDVPGRLATLDAPGGTVLAAYGELVATAAGCAHDLRERIGVGPKVLAVEPPAPSGAHPPEHTPQWVVSRDHTVLRAWRAAAADADLVLLASDKDAAIHWSLLACVVAGMG; from the coding sequence GTGACCGACGACATCTCGTCATCCGAACGGCGGCCGACCGCCAACCAGCTCGCGTTGTACCTGGCCGAGCAGACGGCCTTCTGGGCCGGCGGTCTGCAACACTGCCGGGCGGTCCTGGTCGCGGGTGACGTGGTCCCCTCCGGGGTGGCCGCGGCCTGCGCGGGCCTCCAACGTCGCCACGCCATGCTGCGCCGGCACTTCCGCGACGTCGACGGGGAACCGCTGCTGGTGCCGGGCGACGGACGGCCGGTGGAGTGCATCTCCGCCGTGCCACAGCCGTTGGCCGCCGCGCTCGCGGCGGCAGCGGCCGACGCGAGCCGTCGATTCGACCTGGACGATCAACCCGCGATCAGGGTGGGCGTGTATCCGGTGGAGGGCGGCAGCACCCTGGTGACGCTGGTCGTCCACGCTGCCGTGGGCGGGCGGGACGTGGCCGCGCGGCTGCTCGCGGAGCTGGGTGAGCGGTATCGGACCAGGGTTGCCGAGCCCCTGTGGCAACCGGGCGACACGCCTTGGATCGGGCAGGACGACCGCTACCCCGGCCTCGGCACCGCCAGTGGGCTCGACGGCGTCGCCTGTGCCGAGCCCCTGGCACAGCAGGCGATCGCGTGGCCCGCGGGCCGTGGCCGTGGCCGCAGTCAGGGTCGTTCGATCACGACCGCGTGGTCGCTGGACGACGGCCACACCGCGCTCCTGCGGCGGTTCGCCGACCGCGTGGGCGTCTCCGTGGCCACGGTCCTGCGGTGTGCCCTACGCATCCTTCTCCTCCGCGAGACCGGCGAACGGGACATCCTGATCGGCTCGCCGAAGCACACCCGCACCGGCGACACCGACGTCGCCCCCGAGGACATCCGACTCCTTCGGCACGCCCTCAGCGCGCACGCCTCGGTTGTCGACACGGTCAGGTCCGAGCACCGCATCACGGCGTCGTCGGTCGACCATCCCCATGCGCTGGACGCGCTGCTGACCCGGCCGTTACGCCCCGAACGGGGCGCCGGGGTCGAGATCCAGGTCGGCTTCCGGTGCGACACCGCAGCCGGAGCGCCCACCTGGGCCGGCAGGGCGGCGCGCGACATCGAGCTGCCGGTGTCGCACTCGCCGTACGAACTCGAGCTCGACGTCGCCGTCGGTGCCGGTGGCGTCGTCGGGGCGTGGCGAGGCGCGGTCGGGCTCTTCGACGAGCAGACCCTCGATCGGATGGGGCGCAGCTACTCCACGCTGCTGCACGAGCTCGTACAGACTCCCGCCGGGCCGATCAGCGAACTCGACGTGATCCACCCGCGCGACCGGGCGCGGCTGGCGGAGTGGGAGGCGACGACCCCGGGCGTGAGTGGTGCGGACACGCTCGTCGAGTTGGTCGGCCGATGGATCTCCGGTACGCCCGGGCGGCCAGCGGTGGTGCTGGCCGACGTCGTCCACACGTACGCGGAGCTTGACGACGCGGCGAGCCGGATAGCAGCCGCGCTGCGAACGGTCCGGCTCCCGGCCGGATCACCGATCGGCATCCTCGTGGCCCGCCGGGTGGAGCTGCCCGCCATCCTGCTCGGAGTCGCCCGCGCCGGCCTGGCCGCCGTGCCCATGGACCCGGACCACCCCGCCGAGCGCCTGTCGTACATCGTCGGCGACAGCGGCTGCGGCGGGGTGATCACCGACGGCACCCTGCCGATCGAACGGGTGGCGGCGCTCGGCGTGCCGGTGGTGTCGCTGTCCGATCTGCTGGCGGCCGACCCGGCGCCCGTCGGCCCACCGCCGCACCCGGACTCGCTGGCCTACGTGCTGTACACGTCCGGGTCCACCGGCCGCCCGAAAGGCGTCGCGGTCACCCACCGTGGCCTGGCCAACTGCCTGGTCGCCACCCGGGAGCTGCTCGGCTTCCAGCCGGCCCAGTCGCTGCTCGCGGTGACCACAATCTCCTTCGACATCGCGATGTTGGAGCTCTTCCTCGCGCTGGTCAGCGGTGGACGGACGATCCTGGCGACCACCGCCCAGGCGCGCAGCGGAGCGCAGTTGCAGGCCGTGCTGGCCCGGCACCGGCCCGACGTCATGCAGGCCACGCCGATGACGTGGCGCATCCTGTTCGCGACCGGTTGGCCGGGCGATCCGGAGTTGATCGTCTCGTGCGGCGGCGACGTCGTCACGCCCGAACTGGCCAGCCGCCTGGTCGCCTGCACGAAGGAGTTCTGGCACACGTACGGGCCGACGGAGGCCTCGATGTACGCGGTGTGCGAGCGACTGCCGCGGGAGCCGCAGCTGTCGATCGTGCCGGTCGGCCGTCCGCTGCCCGGCGCCTGGCTGCGGATCCTCGATGCCGCGGGCTCGCCCGTGCCGCCCGGTGTGATCGGCGAGCTCCACATCGGCGGCGTCGGTGTGGCGCGGGGCTACGTCGGCGCGCCCGGGCAGACCGCCGAGCGCTTCGTGCCCGATCCGACCGGCGTGGGCCGCCGGCTCTACCGCACGGGTGACCTGGCCCGGTGGCGCGCCGACGGCCGCCTGGAACTGCGGGGTCGCAACGACCGACAGGTCAAGATACGCGGGCACCGCATCGAACCGGACGAGATCGAGAGCGTCCTCAACGGCCATCCGGACGTCGCGATCGCCGCGATCGTGGTGACCGGCCGCGACCGCGACAGCAGGAGCATCGTGGCGTTCCTGCAACCACGCCAACCGGGCGCCGGCCAGGAGCTGGTGAGCCGGGTCTCGGCGCACGCCCGCCACGTGTTGCCGGCGTACATGGTGCCGTCCTCGTACGCGCTGATGAGCGCGATGCCGCTGACCAGCACCGGCAAGATCGATCGGGCGGCGTTGGCCCGCCTCGAGCCGCCGCGCCACGAAGGCGCCGAGAGCGATCCGGAGGTGCGCTGGGTGCGCGAGGCATGGCGTCGCGTGGCCGAGGGCGACGCCGGCCGCCACGAGGACCGTGGCCAGTTCGCGGGAGACCTGCGGTCCGCCTGGAAGCTTCGCGCCCACGTACGGCGCGAGCTGGGCGTCCCGCTTCGCCTGGGCGACATCGTCGCGGCGTCGACCGCCGCCGGTCAGGCGCAGCGGATCCGCCAGCACCGGCTCGCCGCCGACGCGCCGCCGCTGCGCTGGTCCGGTCGTACGGACCGACCCGCGCTGGTGCTGCTCCAAGGGGAGGCGCCCTGGCCGGCGCAGGCGGTGGCGGAACTCGAGCGCTGGTTCAAGGTGGCCATCCTCGACCTCTGCGACGGGCGCCCGCAGGACGTGCCGGGACGGCTGGCGACGCTCGACGCTCCGGGCGGCACCGTCCTCGCGGCGTACGGCGAACTGGTCGCCACGGCGGCCGGGTGCGCCCACGACCTGCGCGAGCGGATCGGCGTCGGGCCGAAGGTGCTGGCGGTCGAACCTCCCGCCCCGAGCGGAGCACACCCGCCGGAGCACACTCCCCAGTGGGTGGTGAGCCGCGACCACACAGTGCTCCGCGCCTGGCGGGCGGCAGCAGCGGACGCCGACCTCGTGCTGCTGGCATCCGACAAGGACGCGGCGATCCACTGGTCGCTGTTGGCGTGCGTCGTCGCCGGGATGGGCTGA
- a CDS encoding PLP-dependent aminotransferase family protein, producing MDATATLTAGTHLHADDLHRSVSSRQIAAMTFLNEIVAEFPDAISFAPGAPYEPFFADVAVGPVLDTFVEARRAAGLSEEAVRRQLFQYGPSRGIINDLVAAALRADEGIDVPPEAIVMTVGCQEALFLTLRVLHPPGASLAVTDPSYVGVVAAADSLDITVHPVPDDGTGPDLAVLRTTAERERAAGRRLRALYVSPDFANPSGNRLSLAARQRLLATASALDLMLIEDNPYAFTAASDDRLPSLKALDREGRVVHTGTFAKVAVPGARVGYVVADQWVTSRSGPPVRLAALVAAAKNAVTLNTSPLAQALIGGLLIRHGGSIAALGRRKAAHLRGNRAVLVERLAQHFGDPGRPGPGFRWWAPEGGYFVQCELPVEADDALLRYSAETFGVLWTPMRGFHLRGGGERRIRLSCSSLEPEEIVEGTARLADFVDAL from the coding sequence GTGGATGCGACGGCAACGCTGACCGCCGGGACGCACCTGCACGCCGACGACCTGCACCGCAGTGTGTCGAGCCGGCAGATCGCCGCCATGACCTTCCTCAACGAGATCGTGGCCGAGTTCCCCGACGCCATCTCCTTCGCACCGGGCGCACCGTACGAGCCGTTCTTCGCCGACGTCGCGGTCGGCCCGGTGCTCGACACCTTCGTCGAGGCCCGGCGCGCCGCCGGCCTCAGCGAGGAGGCGGTGCGCCGACAGCTGTTCCAGTACGGTCCGAGCAGAGGAATCATCAACGATCTGGTTGCCGCGGCGCTGCGGGCCGACGAGGGCATCGACGTCCCGCCGGAGGCGATCGTCATGACGGTCGGTTGCCAGGAGGCGCTGTTCCTCACCCTGCGGGTCCTGCACCCGCCGGGTGCCAGCCTGGCGGTCACCGATCCGTCCTATGTCGGCGTGGTCGCGGCGGCCGATTCCCTGGACATCACGGTCCACCCGGTGCCGGACGACGGCACCGGCCCCGACCTGGCGGTCCTGCGTACGACTGCGGAGCGGGAGCGGGCCGCGGGCCGTCGCCTCCGGGCGCTGTACGTGTCCCCCGACTTCGCGAACCCGTCGGGCAACCGGCTCTCGCTGGCCGCCCGGCAGCGTCTGCTGGCGACCGCGTCGGCGCTCGACCTCATGCTGATCGAGGACAATCCGTACGCGTTCACGGCGGCCTCGGACGACCGGCTGCCCAGCCTGAAGGCCCTCGACCGCGAGGGTCGGGTCGTGCACACCGGCACCTTCGCGAAGGTGGCGGTACCGGGCGCCCGGGTCGGGTACGTGGTGGCCGACCAGTGGGTCACGTCGCGCTCCGGCCCGCCGGTGCGACTGGCCGCCCTGGTCGCCGCCGCCAAGAACGCGGTCACCCTGAACACGTCCCCGCTGGCTCAGGCGTTGATCGGCGGGCTTCTCATTCGGCACGGGGGCTCGATCGCCGCGCTCGGCCGGCGTAAGGCGGCGCACCTGCGCGGCAACCGGGCCGTCCTCGTCGAGCGGCTTGCCCAGCACTTCGGCGATCCCGGCCGGCCGGGCCCCGGGTTCCGCTGGTGGGCGCCGGAGGGCGGCTACTTCGTGCAGTGCGAGCTGCCGGTCGAGGCCGATGACGCGCTGTTGCGGTACTCCGCGGAGACGTTCGGCGTGCTCTGGACCCCGATGCGCGGCTTCCATCTGCGCGGGGGCGGGGAGCGCCGGATCCGGCTGTCGTGCTCCTCCCTCGAACCCGAGGAGATCGTCGAGGGCACCGCCCGGCTGGCCGACTTCGTCGACGCGCTGTAG